One segment of Spiroplasma kunkelii CR2-3x DNA contains the following:
- the rsmI gene encoding 16S rRNA (cytidine(1402)-2'-O)-methyltransferase, with the protein MANKIKQYSFKSNNPKIYLIATPIGNLQEMTPRAIEVIKHDVQKIYCEDTRNTIRLLNYFNCKKQLIYLNKENEMQRLTEMLNDLEQNLSIAIISDAGYPLISDPGYYAVNHILEHYPYDVIPISGANAALNAIVSSGLNPNHFLFFGFLNKAKTKKNNELEQLLSFPYPIIFYEAPHRILETLKIVKSVFGERKIAIGKEITKIHEQWYRGSLSEVLLFLQQEENAAFGEYVLVVDGAGNLPVPVIAVEILVTEIDQLITKQNYRVKQAIDFVANKYKISKNVLYNKYHHQKENNEKNRTN; encoded by the coding sequence ATGGCAAATAAAATTAAACAATATAGTTTTAAAAGTAATAATCCGAAAATTTACTTAATTGCAACTCCAATTGGTAATTTGCAAGAAATGACACCACGAGCAATTGAAGTTATTAAACATGATGTTCAAAAAATTTATTGTGAAGATACGCGGAACACAATTAGACTATTAAATTATTTTAATTGTAAAAAACAGTTAATTTATTTAAATAAAGAAAATGAAATGCAACGCTTAACAGAAATGTTAAATGATTTAGAACAAAACCTATCAATTGCAATTATTAGTGATGCCGGTTATCCACTGATTAGTGATCCAGGTTATTATGCTGTTAACCATATTTTGGAACATTATCCTTATGATGTAATTCCTATTAGTGGTGCTAATGCTGCTTTAAACGCCATTGTTAGTTCGGGTCTTAATCCGAACCATTTTTTATTTTTTGGTTTTTTAAATAAAGCAAAAACAAAAAAAAATAATGAGTTAGAACAACTGCTATCATTTCCATATCCTATTATTTTTTATGAAGCACCGCATCGAATTTTAGAAACATTAAAAATAGTTAAATCAGTTTTTGGCGAGCGTAAAATTGCCATTGGTAAGGAAATTACAAAAATTCATGAGCAATGATATCGTGGATCGTTAAGTGAAGTGCTTTTGTTTTTACAACAAGAAGAAAATGCTGCTTTTGGTGAGTATGTCCTTGTTGTTGATGGAGCGGGGAATCTTCCAGTTCCTGTTATTGCAGTTGAAATTTTAGTTACTGAAATTGACCAATTAATTACAAAGCAAAATTATCGCGTTAAACAAGCAATTGATTTTGTCGCAAATAAATATAAAATTAGTAAAAATGTTTTATATAATAAATATCATCATCAAAAGGAGAACAATGAAAAAAACAGAACGAATTAA